In the genome of Daucus carota subsp. sativus chromosome 9, DH1 v3.0, whole genome shotgun sequence, the window GTATATTACTAGGGCCTCCGAAATCCTGGAGACGCCCCTGCATTAATTTAACTCGGTCTTCCCTTCTTTCGTTTCTTTACGGTTTTTCCAATTACTTAAAGCATTTCAACTTTTAAAGGTACAGATAATTTTATTGCTTacttttaaattctttttctattaatatttgaatattagaGCGTATCTTTTGAAgcattgaaaatatatatttataaataatttgtatgaATTTTATGGTTTTCtcgaaaatatattttccctCAATGTCTTCTGAGTATTTTCCGGCTCTCTAGCTATTGTCCTATTATTCACTCTTTTATTtcttaaaacataaaaatattcgTTTTTCTTACTAAATTTGCCCCTACatgtattaatataaaatgGTGCATGTATGTGACACCCAAACTACCAGCCGatcataattcaaattttaaaggcCGCAAGAATCAAAGACCATGCGGTCATTTTCtagaataatttaatttccTATGCTGGCATTTTTGGCCtttcttttgttgataagtcCAAGCTTATCACATTATTTTTGTAGTAATAAACAAACACCCCACATCACCCACCAAACAAACCCCTTCTCTCTTTTGTTTCCTTGCAATCTACTCTTTCATTACACTCTCCACCTTCTCACAACATTTTTTTTCCTCCAACACACATGACTTCACCTCACAAAGCCATTTTTACCACCTTCATCCTCCTATCAATATTCATCAACTCTccgaccaccaccacctcccaAGAATGCCCCTACCCTTGCTTACCTTCCCCTCCGATAGGCGGCGGAGGAGCAAATTCTCCGCCGTCGAATAATCCATCACCACCCGGGCCTTTTTTACCACCTCCCGGGCCATTTGGTAATCCTCCGCCTACCGGCTTTTTACCAAATGGCCCTCCGCCACCTTATTATCTCAATACTAATGCACCACCGCCACCTAATGCCATGGTGCCTTGGTTTCCTTATTACTTCAGGAAGCCACCGCATGGCTCGGATCAATCTTCATCACCATCGACTCGTCTTTCGGGATGGACGGCTGTGATCGTTTCAACAACTTCTGTTCTTGTTTTTTCTTACGGTTTTGAATTTAACTTGTGAGTTCTTGTAACGTTTCAAGTCAGCTTCTAGTTGCCAGTTGTGCGGTCACTTCGGTAATTATGctatttgtttataaaaatttaaatattcgaGATTTTACATTTTTGAATTCTTTTTATTCAGAGGAGGTTAGTACAGATTTCAATACTAAATTACctgtgttattaaaatatacaaTATCTTAAGTAGTGGGTTTATCTTTTATTATTCTTGATATTCGAGCTCGATTTTAgctaattttatgaattattatcgCTATAATGTATTTTGATTTGTGTGACGAACTttgttttttaacaaaataatataatttaaagctATTAAATAGTCACCGAATTGGTTAAGTTTTGTGGAAACGCAGAGCACGGGTCAACGGTGACTACTGTTTTATTTCACCAGCAAaggaaattttaatattatatagtttTGCCTTGACGTAGACCTGCTACAGCTGGTAATATTCCGTCTCCCTAATCATATGATTAGGattaggggtgatcgcggtgcgggcggtgcgatTTTTGTCTAAAATCGCAAATCAAACCGCATATGCGGTTTTGTCAAAatctcaaaccgcaaccgcaccacgaaattATAAAACCGCATAAACCACACTACGAAAATgcggtgcggtgtggtgcggttcaCCGCGGTTTGCACCTGAGATAAAATAACcaattatttctaaattttgatataaatatctgaattattacaaaaatttaatagataAGATGATTAACAATACTTAAATTCAATCAATGATTCGGAAAATGCTTGAAGTCTCAGATGGCAGTTACAGCACACTTCTTAAAGTTTAAAAGTTTTAAACACACTGGAATAGTTGAGGTGAAAAGTTTAACTCTAagtacaaataatataaaaaaatcagcTTCAACTTTCAAGCTCTGCAAAAATTAGCTTCAACTCACTGTTGCATGTTTCCTGCTGGACTATTGGTATTAAACTTTAATGGGGCGAGAgtaattgataattataatatacacacaaatatatataatttttatttttaaaatatatatattaaatattgcgGTGCgatgcggtttgaaccgcattcaagaaaattaaaaccGCAATCCGCACTGCGccgcgcggtttgtgaaaaattcaaaccacaacagcaccacgaaaattaaaaaccgtGTTTGGTGCaggcggtttatgcggtttggGCCATTTTCTGATCACCCCTAATTAGGATTATATAAACATAAAAGTATCGGGAAAAATATCAAAGGCATGATTCGCTTCTTTAAAATGTATCAAAATCATCACTAAACAGATTCTTGACTCAATATCATCatttattttagaaaagtaATCAGTCCGTCAAGGTCAATACAACTTTTAGTCAACTTTAACGTTTTTGGTTAAATAGTCTGTTAGTTGTATTACATGTCATTTAGGTGGATCCAGGTAGGCTGCTTAGCTggtaataacaaaataaaaataatgaaaaaaagaGAATTATAAACACAATAAAATAAGATATGCTACAGAACATACAAATAGAGAGTGGAGTCGATAGGCGGGAACTAGAAGGggataaaaccctaatctcaactTGCAATCTAGAAGATTTTGATTGATTCTTCAAGGTTATTGCAGGCTAAATCAAACACGTGGATCATCACTAGGCAAGgtaacttatttttacttaGTCTCCATTGATATGTCGTGCATGTTGTTTACTTTTATTTTGTTGTGTGAATGATCACGTTTATCCACTCTGCTGCTTGTTTGTTTGTTGATATGCTGTGTATATGGGTTTTTCTTTACAATCCATAATTTTTATGCAGAATGGGTTCTAGGGTTAAGATTTGTGTACACCATCATGGTACTACTGACATTATTGAAGATGTGGATACTAGCAAATTATGTATGCTCCATCTGTTGAAATATTCAGAAAAGTTTAAGTATAGCAAATATGATTTTCTTTACTTCCAAACTGATGGGCATAGCTTTGAGAAAGGGGTAAGACTACTGTATGATCAGAACACATTGGATGATATGTTGAAAGTTTGTAAGCCatataatttgattaatatttatgtTGATCATAAAAAGAGGTTCCAATGTACTGATGAACTACCAAAcaaagataaattattaaaatttaatatcaaaGATTATGATTTGGAAGAAGATGAAATGGGAGGTGCTGATCATTACTTAGATGAAGAGGAAATAGAGGGTGGTGATTTTGATTTGGAGTATGAAGCAGAAGAGGGTGAATATGATGAGGAAGGTGATGTTAGTGATGCTGACAGACAGGAAGGCAGGAACACTTTCAAGGTTCCTGATTTAGATATAGATATTGATGAGGAGGAGTTTGCTAGTGATGAACTAAGATCTGAAAATGAATCTAGTGGGGGTGAATATGTTAAACAAGGTTATGTGAGTGTTGCTCCTggtaaaaaaacaaagaaaaaattcAAGTTATATAATGAGAACAAAGATGGTCCTTTTAAGTTTGAAATTGGCATGAAATTTTCATCTATGGAGGAATTTAGGACTGTTGTTAGAGAATATGGGGTCAGGGAGAGAAGAGCTCTTCATTTCATTACAAATGACAATGACAGGGTCCAAGTGGGGTGTGAGAAAGGCTGCAGATTTTATATTTGGTGTGGCAAGTTAAGAGATGCACAGGCTGTTCAGATTAAGACATTGCTTGACGACCATCTATGCACTAAGCCCTATTATAATAATCTGATAAGTGTTAAGTTTTTAACAGAAAAATATGGTGATAGGATTAGACATAATCCACAATGGAAGGTGAAGGATATGATGGAAACAATTAGAGAAGAGCTTGAAGTAGAAGTGCCTAGAATCAAGTGCTCTAGGGTTAGAAAAGCTGTTTTGCAAGGTGTATTTGATAGTTTGAAAGTACATTACTCTAGGGTAAGGGACTTTGGTCATGAATTGCTGAAAAATAACCCTCAAAATAGAGTTGATATTAGAACAAGCAGGGTCAGTGATGATGATGTGAACAAATTCAAAAGGATGTATATATGCTATCATGCACTAAAACAGGGATGGAAACTAGGTTGCAGGCCAGTATTAGGACTCGATGGATGTTTTCTGAAAACACCTTGCGGGGGCCAATTATTGAGTGCAGTAGGCCGGGATGGAAACAACATGATGTTTCCAGTAGCATATGCGATTGTAGAGTCTGAAAGTATAGATAGTTGGAAGTGGTTCATTGAGTTGCTTGGAGAGGATTTGTCGCTTGGAGATGGTCATGGTTATACCATCATTTCTGATCAGCAGAAGGTATACCACTATTACCTGTAAAGTTTGTTATATGTGtatttttcagttttatatCACTACTTATAAAGGCTATGTAATTGTCGTAGGGTTTGGATAATGCAATTAAACACTATCTTCCAAGAGTGGAGCACAGGCTGTGCACAAGGCACCTTTATGCTAACATTAGAAAAAGGTATGCAATAAGTAGCTAAGTTTGTaacttcatatatataaatattgaattAGTTATTTTAACTTGTAGATACAAAACCGGTGCTATTAGAAAGGCTTTTTGGTTTGCTGCTTGTGCAACATACCCTGCTGCTCATCAGAGAATCATGAAGGGTTTAGAAAAGTTATCAAAGCCTCTCtctgataaattaaaaaacttgcCTCCAAGTAGCTGGTCTAAAGCTTTTTTTGGAACACACTCGGTATGTGACAATGTTGAGAACAACATGTCCGAGTCTTTCAACTCTTGGATCCTAAATGAAAGGTTAGTTTCTAATTACAATTACGTCTTAAATTAACTAATATTGACCATAATGCTAGCAACCTTTAATGTTTGAATTTGCAGATTTCTGCCAATTTTGAGTATGTTTCAGGAGTTACATTTCAAACTCATGACAAGAATTAGACAAAACAGGGAGAAAATGTTAGCGACTGAATGTACAATCTGTCCTAACATTAAGCTCAAACTTGACAAAGCTGTGACTGCTTCCAGGAATTGGCAAGCATCATGGGATGGTGATAGAACTTATATGGTGAATTTCTTATGTTAAATTGCAGTTTTAGAATGAGGCACTTGCATTGCTGAATAAGCGCTAACTGAAATTATGTATTATGTAACAGGTTAGACAGGGTACAAGGTCTGTCACTGTGGACTTAGATAGAAAAACATGTGACTGTAGGCACTGGGATTTGACGGGAATTCCCTGTCCACATGCTGTGAGTGCTATTCACGACAGGAGACATCAGCCTATTGATTATGTTTCAAAGTATTACTCTAAAGACATGTATCTGAAGGCTTATAGTCAATCAATCTCAGCTCTAAGGGGAGAAGAATTTTGGGAATTCACTTCAGCTTGTGAACTACTACCACCTGAAATGCCTACTGCACTAAGAGGGAGACCTAAGAGGTTGAGGAGAAGGGAGGAGTGGGAAGGAGGGACTCAAAATAAGGGTCAAGCAAACATGTCTCAAGTTCATGATGTCCCGGATTTACAGAAATATAGGGGAGGTAAAGTAATGCACTGCAGTCTATGTAAGAAGCCTGGACATAAGAAGACAACTTGTCCTACTAGGCATGACCAACAAAGAAATGCACAACAAGAGAATGATGCACAAGCTGAAAATACTTATGATCAGAACACCACAGTGAATAAACAGAGTGGCACATGCAGGCCCAAGTTACCGGTGAGGAGACCTGCAGCACCTGGTGTGGTCATCAAAGACCCCATACCGACTCCAAAGACAACCCCTGATTTAAATGAtgttctaaaaaaaaataaggacaaagTTAGTGAAACATCATGCACTAAAAGGAAGGATAAGCCTTACTGGATGACTAACTGCTTGAGGAAGAAAAAACCTTAAATATCATCGAACTCTTTTTAGTTTTTTGCATGCTTTTGTTACAGGCTGCAGTAGTATTTTGGTATGTTGTTCATGATcaatattaagtaatttttgtACCACAATGTATGCACTCTTTTATTATTTGTGGAATGAAGATGTTACTTCAGtaactatattattttattttttaataaatacttaGCCATCACAATTAACTGCAAAACAGGAATTAATGGAGACAATTTAACTTATGCTAGATttgcaaattattaaaaaaaaaatatgtctggcaaaaaaaataattattaaaataatatatgtctggcaaaaaaaataattgttaaaataatatatgtctggcaaaaaaaataattattaaataaatatatgtttggcaaaaaaaaattattaaaaaaatatatgtctggcaaaaaaataattattaaaaaaaatatatgtctggcaaaaaagaataattattaaaaaatatatgtctagcaaaaaaaaattattacaaaaatatatgtttggcaaaaaaaaatatgaatcctAATATACCTAATATGCATATAATGCTCTCTGGAGGTAGATACGCAAGCCATGATAAAAAAAGTGGTCACAGTGCCACGTCCCGAGCTTCTGCCACATCAGAATACATAAACGTTATAGTTGATTCAGATATGAGTTGACTTTGACAGACTgatcaattttctaaaataaatgaTGATATTGAGTCAATTTTCTGTTTAGTGATGATTTTGATACATTTTAAAGAAGTGAATCATGCGTTTGATATTTTTCCCTAAAAGTATCTAATTAATTCtttgaaagaaagtaaattttgATGAATTTCAAAAGTATTTGTATGCAAGTATTTGAATGACTTCAAATGGTTATAATCAACTAATCAAGTCCTATAAAATTAAGAAATGATAATTTTACAATCATATTGATGGATCATAGTAACCAAGTCATAAGTCCGGATAATTTTGAATCAATCATAACGAAGTCACAGGTTATAATAATTTTGGAATCACAACAATAATCATAACCAAAGCATTCCTTGTCAAAATTTGATTGTCGATTTAAACCAATTTGACTAAATTATTCTTTTCGAAAGAGTTTCCAGTCTCAGAATCATTCATAATATAATCTTATCCGGTCCGGGGGTCTATTGGACAGGGGCGCTAAGCATTAAGTTGGAAATGACTTGATTAGTGAGTATACATTTGGACATTGGCACAACATTATTTACAGGAAGCAACAATGAAATCGCGGCTTCAAGCCCTTCTAGTTGGGACTGATACAATATCGTAGTGATGTTTCCTGTCTGATCCCTCAAGTCAGACGGTTCAAAGATCATGTTAAGTGATCAGTTCTCCTCAAAAATATTGAGGTGTTAAATATGAAAGATTGAAAAGATAAATACACTCATTTACATTCGCCAGTTTAAACTCATCGACCTCATGCCATACATACATACCTATTCTTTTATTGAACTTGAGTATCATTTTAGAATCAAGAAGACCATCTTCATCTTGCAGTGTTGTCTACAACTGTGTCTTGCTCTGTACTGAATTGTTGATCACAATGCAATATATAGTCCAAGCATATGTGGTAAGGTTTCAAGCCTACCATTGTACCATCTGATTTATCTCCCCCCCTTGTCCGCGTAATGGAGCTGAACCAgctgggacggagagagtattaggAGGCAATGCCAACAGCTCGATGCCCCATCTTGGAATCGCTTCCCATGTCAACACCTttcacattcttcctcatcatctggtTGCTACTCCTCCTGTATCCTACTTTCTGCTTACTCTCAACCACTTGTTCCTTTACTACCTTTCTTCCAACTGTTGATTTAAGTTTTTGAGGTTGGACAATCTTCGGATTAGCTTCACTATTTCCTCCAGCTTCTGAAGGATGGTTTCTTTCTCTTGATGAAGCCGCGGAGTTTTTATGAGAGTTTGTCAACATTGTCACCTCTGGCAGTTCTTTGATAATTACAGGCTCGCGACATTGGCCTTTTTCAGGCTTGCTTTTTGTAGAACCAGGCCTCCTCTTTGAAAAAGACTTGCTCTGGACTTTACTTGGTTTAGCCTGGGACAATCAGTTCAACTAAAATCAACGACATGCCTCTCATTTATACTTATACACACCACGAAGGTCGTAGAACTACTAGAGTAAAGATGTAACATCTACGACTAAGCCTTGCCTCTACCATGTAATCTTTCTATATAACTTCTGCCTAGCCTGcaagttaaataaaattttcactaGTTCTGTTACAAATCAAGAATGTGCATGACTGAACTGATATGGTTAACTTTTCAAGGTTTGCCTGTTCAAACCCTTAACTCGAGGAGATTACCCTTAGAAGTGGATATTAATTGAATGTTAAAATGATAGTATGACTAATATTACATTCTAGAAAACGTAGAAGAACGATTCTATCAAGATTCGTCTCAAGGAGATGACATTTTATCCTTTGGAAGATCTTCAACTGATATAACATTTTAAGTACCTTATTTCTATCAGTATCAGATACTGCTCCATGATAAAATGAAGGCATTGGTGTTGCTCTGAAATTAAGACTTTTTCTTAACTGTTTAATCTCAGCATCCGTCTTTTCCTGCAAAAACCAAAGTAGATTACAGAAGTTCCTGGTAATATTATAGAACTACAATACAGTCATAAAAGGTTTTAAGACAAGTCAGCACTCAAGCTGGTAACAAAGAAGATGATTAACTTTTTCAATCGTACAATTACCTGTGTCCTTGCTTGTATTTGATTTATCTCAGCTTCTTTTGCATGCATCTGCTCCTCCAATTTATTGAAATACTGATGCACAAGGATAGCAAAAATTTCCTTGCTTTGTTAGCGAAGCATCGTTGAGTCATAATTTACTAGATTATTTCCTGATTGGCAGTGAATGAAACGTGATTGTCAAGCACAGCATAGTTTCTTACCTCCTTTCTCTTGTCAGCTCGTTGATCGCTTTTAAAATTAAAGCCTGAAGAGAACTGTTTCACACCTTCCTTCCTTGAACTTAAACTCTGATTCGACCTGCCAAATgcaaaaatagtaaataaaaaagagaaaaaggccAATGAAAGCTATTGGAACTCAGAATTTCAGAATGTGTATGTTTTGAGACACTATGCAGGTTTAACATTTACAAACCTATATTCCATTTGATGTCCGCTACGAACAGCCTGCTCAGATCCAGATGACTGAGATCCAGCTACTTTAGTTGTTCTAGCTTCTTTTTCGCTGCTATATAAACAACAAAATCATCTTTCAAATCCTAAACATAGCCAAATAATTGCAACTAGAAGTCAGGAAGAAAGCATACCTTCCGTTCTCAAGATTTGTTTTAGCTTTTGACCTACATAAATGCTGCACAAAGAGAAATGTTCATGAGGACAATTTAACAACCAGAAAATGCCAGAGTACCAGACTACTAATTGGAAAGCTCTTCTTGGGTCCCAAATCAGTTTCAGAACATAACTGGTGGACTCAAATAGGCAAGAAGCAATATACTAAACAATCACACCATCCCATATTCTATCGAAAAAGAAGAGTGGAAGACATCCTACAACAGAgggaaaatattaaatacagaCAAATTAATGAGTGTTTCTACCTCTGATTTTGGAAATTTTCGTATCAAACATTTTGATGGAACAGCAGTTTGTAATGACTTCTTTTCCGTTTTCAGTATAGGAGGACCTCCTTTTTCACTTCTACTGAGTTTCTTTTCAGTTCTCTTAGGTGCTCCACCAGAAATGATACCCTGCTGAGCATGATGCTTCAGTCCTCGCCTTGCAAGTTTAGTTTCTACTGCAGTCGTTCCCTATAATTAAGGCATAGCTTAAACCACATTAAAGATATGACTTGGAAGATGAGACTAACTGCCTGACTACTTAAAATTGATAAGTTCTTCTTGTAGCCATCATCAGAATTGTTGTTGGGGTAATAAGAATTCAATGTAAATAAGATAGATTTTTGGTCAGATAAATAGGGATACAGTAAACTATATTGCTGAATAGTAAAGATGTAGAAACAGACCTTGGAAGATGAAACTTGTTTGGAGCTTATATTATCATCTCTCTTGTCTGTTTGACTACTTAAGGATGAGCCAACAGCTGTAGATGTCAAACAAACCTGTAACATTTCATCCTCTGGATCCTGTTTAACGGATGATTCATCATTGATATGTGGTGAAATTTCAACTTCAGTTTGACTCACTTGTATAAGGTTCTCATGACCAGTCTTAACAGATTCCCTAGTGATGTTCACAGCATCACCGCTGCTCATAGCAATTAGAATCTCATTTTCAGAATATAAGACTCCCTTACCCTCTCCTTCATGACTGCTTACTGCACATTCCCCGCCATATTCCCAACCGTCAGGACTCTCCTCAGAGTGTGTAAATTGTTGGATTTCTGCATCAGAATTGTCAAAATCCTCTCCATGATCCATGTTCTCTGAGCCTTCAATCTCAACATCCTGGTATTCTGATCCATTTTGGCTCTCTGACAACCTCTGTCTCAAGAGGGCTTTTTTTCTGTAATGAGCCTCAAAATAAGCCTTCTTCTCAGAGACAGAACCTGGCTTTGAGTATTTCTCGACCTCTTCAAGATATCTGTTATGTGAGAAAGAAGACTTCCTTTCCCAGGACAATGACTCAGTTTCAAACCTTCCAAATGAGATTGAGCCAGAGTGCCATGAATCTGCCTGCCAGTTTTTAGTGTAGATATTAAAGGACAGTGACACAATAACAGGAAGCCTTAAATTAGTCGTCTTGTATATAATTGTAGACCTTGTTCATATCAACATTCCTGTCTAAGTCTTTGATCACACTTCCACATCCTTAATTACAAATACAGGAGAAGACTCCTCAAACAAATGAAGTGTATCTTAGGCCAGAAAACTATGCATACAACTAAATTCAACGAGTCCTAAAGAGATCAAAAGGCCGTCTtccaaatttatattaatacaagTGAATTCAAAAGGTCCAATATCATCCtctgaatttttattttacctGACGATATGTCTATTTTTTACATACGTCTGCACAAACCAATTTTGGTTTAATCTCGAAAAACTGTTTCAAGTTTACACAAGTTAAAATCTATGCCGTAACTACTATAATGACCAATGTTgacatattgtgatcactatactATAGTTCATTCTGCCAACCTTCACAGCTCACTCAACCTAATTGTTTAGGCCAAATAATTCCTTTTATGCAACTtacattttatcttttaatagcAGATCAGATCCAAACAAGAAGAATCACTTCATTAGGCGACGTTTATCTATGAATCAACTAGTGAAAAGTTAAGAGTTCATGTTTACTGTGGTCAAAGATAAAATTTTCCAGAAGTTACCTAAATGCAAATCATTTAGAGATCAAAAGTATAATCAAATATTAGGCTGAATAGTTATGTGATGAACAAGTGATACCTTGAAACTAAGTTGAAAAGGGTCTTCAATTTTGCTACCAGCCATCATGTTTGTATCATCACACTCCAATGATCACTCCTACAGACACTAATCATTTGCAAACTATATTCAACAGAAGCAATCAAAAAACAGTAAGCCCACTTCAAAAGCAATCAAAAGTTGtacataatattcatatgtggggagggagggagagagagagagagagattacacagagattagagagagagagagagagagagatttgtggGGAAGGATTGGTGCCTCAAAAGGAAAGCAAGAAATCTAAAGATGAAACCTTTAAGCTTAAACTGAGCAAGATTGGAAAGAAATGAATCTCTGCTTTGGTATCAATTTAAAGGGAGAGAAAGAAAAGGTGATAAATAAAGAAACTTTAATGTCTGAACTGATTGATTAGAAAGTGGTAGTTAAAAAGAGTACAAATATGAATTATCAAGAGTTCAGATACATAAAAGGTATATCAGAATGTCATGTGCTCTgttccctttttcttttttcttgtttttttactTGCTGGCCTCATCTTGTACATTAAAGAAGTCCagtatttttataaagaaaagagCAATGCTTTTAAGTCGAGTTGAGTCGAGTCTAACTTGAGTCTAGTTAAATCTAGATGAGTCCATCGAAAACAAGCTCGAATTGAACTTGTTAGAAAATTCAgtcagattttttaaaaattactgAAATCAAACACACAGAATATGTTTGTGAAGTGGTTGCTTAGTATACATCCTATCTTACTGTACAGAAGGTGGTTGGCGTTTAAATAATGACCGATGGTGATTGTATTTGTGAATGTGAGTATACCACAAAATCTTGGTGGGAAGTTGGCACTGATACTAGTATCAGGCACACTACATTTTTTATGTTAACTCGGGATCTTTACGAAAACAGTACTCGACCGTGTTCTAAATCTGATACATATGTTTGGTTCGATTTGATTTGATAATTTGTTAATAAGATGAGAAACAATAGAGTGGGATTTGGGGATTTGAGATAGTGAAACTAACTTTCAGAAGATTGTAATCATTTTGATAGGTCTCGTGAGGTTGATCTAAGCAGCATGTGGACCTCAAGCCCCAGCATGTGGGCTAAGAGATACTATGTAGTTGTGCCCATTATTTTGACTTTGTTCACAACATTACATTCTGAATTAATGATTAGCAAACATAGTAATCTAGTTCATGTTTTAACTGAGCTGGTTCAAAACATACGAATGATAGTAGCATATATCTAGCAGAAAAAAAGTTTTGGAATTGAAAAATTCTAGAATGAGGCAACTTTCTGCTAAATGATACTGTAGCACCcactatatatatcaaaaatttagGATTAAACTGTCCGATGCTTTTTTT includes:
- the LOC108202744 gene encoding uncharacterized protein LOC108202744, which produces MGSRVKICVHHHGTTDIIEDVDTSKLCMLHLLKYSEKFKYSKYDFLYFQTDGHSFEKGVRLLYDQNTLDDMLKVCKPYNLINIYVDHKKRFQCTDELPNKDKLLKFNIKDYDLEEDEMGGADHYLDEEEIEGGDFDLEYEAEEGEYDEEGDVSDADRQEGRNTFKVPDLDIDIDEEEFASDELRSENESSGGEYVKQGYVSVAPGKKTKKKFKLYNENKDGPFKFEIGMKFSSMEEFRTVVREYGVRERRALHFITNDNDRVQVGCEKGCRFYIWCGKLRDAQAVQIKTLLDDHLCTKPYYNNLISVKFLTEKYGDRIRHNPQWKVKDMMETIREELEVEVPRIKCSRVRKAVLQGVFDSLKVHYSRVRDFGHELLKNNPQNRVDIRTSRVSDDDVNKFKRMYICYHALKQGWKLGCRPVLGLDGCFLKTPCGGQLLSAVGRDGNNMMFPVAYAIVESESIDSWKWFIELLGEDLSLGDGHGYTIISDQQKGLDNAIKHYLPRVEHRLCTRHLYANIRKRYKTGAIRKAFWFAACATYPAAHQRIMKGLEKLSKPLSDKLKNLPPSSWSKAFFGTHSVCDNVENNMSESFNSWILNERFLPILSMFQELHFKLMTRIRQNREKMLATECTICPNIKLKLDKAVTASRNWQASWDGDRTYMVRQGTRSVTVDLDRKTCDCRHWDLTGIPCPHAVSAIHDRRHQPIDYVSKYYSKDMYLKAYSQSISALRGEEFWEFTSACELLPPEMPTALRGRPKRLRRREEWEGGTQNKGQANMSQVHDVPDLQKYRGGKVMHCSLCKKPGHKKTTCPTRHDQQRNAQQENDAQAENTYDQNTTVNKQSGTCRPKLPVRRPAAPGVVIKDPIPTPKTTPDLNDVLKKNKDKVSETSCTKRKDKPYWMTNCLRKKKP
- the LOC108203079 gene encoding protein WVD2-like 7 isoform X1, with protein sequence MMAGSKIEDPFQLSFKADSWHSGSISFGRFETESLSWERKSSFSHNRYLEEVEKYSKPGSVSEKKAYFEAHYRKKALLRQRLSESQNGSEYQDVEIEGSENMDHGEDFDNSDAEIQQFTHSEESPDGWEYGGECAVSSHEGEGKGVLYSENEILIAMSSGDAVNITRESVKTGHENLIQVSQTEVEISPHINDESSVKQDPEDEMLQVCLTSTAVGSSLSSQTDKRDDNISSKQVSSSKGTTAVETKLARRGLKHHAQQGIISGGAPKRTEKKLSRSEKGGPPILKTEKKSLQTAVPSKCLIRKFPKSEHLCRSKAKTNLENGSSEKEARTTKVAGSQSSGSEQAVRSGHQMEYRSNQSLSSRKEGVKQFSSGFNFKSDQRADKRKEYFNKLEEQMHAKEAEINQIQARTQEKTDAEIKQLRKSLNFRATPMPSFYHGAVSDTDRNKAKPSKVQSKSFSKRRPGSTKSKPEKGQCREPVIIKELPEVTMLTNSHKNSAASSRERNHPSEAGGNSEANPKIVQPQKLKSTVGRKVVKEQVVESKQKVGYRRSSNQMMRKNVKGVDMGSDSKMGHRAVGIAS
- the LOC108203079 gene encoding protein WVD2-like 7 isoform X2, producing MMAGSKIEDPFQLSFKADSWHSGSISFGRFETESLSWERKSSFSHNRYLEEVEKYSKPGSVSEKKAYFEAHYRKKALLRQRLSESQNGSEYQDVEIEGSENMDHGEDFDNSDAEIQQFTHSEESPDGWEYGGECAVSSHEGEGKGVLYSENEILIAMSSGDAVNITRESVKTGHENLIQVSQTEVEISPHINDESSVKQDPEDEMLQVCLTSTAVGSSLSSQTDKRDDNISSKQVSSSKGTTAVETKLARRGLKHHAQQGIISGGAPKRTEKKLSRSEKGGPPILKTEKKSLQTAVPSKCLIRKFPKSEHLCRSKAKTNLENGSEKEARTTKVAGSQSSGSEQAVRSGHQMEYRSNQSLSSRKEGVKQFSSGFNFKSDQRADKRKEYFNKLEEQMHAKEAEINQIQARTQEKTDAEIKQLRKSLNFRATPMPSFYHGAVSDTDRNKAKPSKVQSKSFSKRRPGSTKSKPEKGQCREPVIIKELPEVTMLTNSHKNSAASSRERNHPSEAGGNSEANPKIVQPQKLKSTVGRKVVKEQVVESKQKVGYRRSSNQMMRKNVKGVDMGSDSKMGHRAVGIAS